A portion of the Acidisoma sp. PAMC 29798 genome contains these proteins:
- a CDS encoding DUF1203 domain-containing protein produces the protein MSFRIRGLDPSQFSHLAGLSDAELMRLGAKRFVVDSKPGFPDRVEVCDMDVGQTAILLNYEHQPADTPYRARHAIFVREGADQALDLVDSVPEVLRIRTISLRAFNDSGEMLDADLAEGTDLVPMIERFFENPDVAYLHAHYAKHGCYAARILRA, from the coding sequence ATGTCGTTTCGTATTCGGGGTCTCGATCCCAGCCAATTCAGCCATCTCGCCGGTCTTTCTGACGCGGAACTGATGCGCCTGGGCGCCAAACGCTTTGTGGTCGACAGCAAGCCCGGCTTCCCGGACCGGGTTGAGGTCTGCGATATGGACGTCGGGCAAACGGCGATCCTGCTCAACTACGAGCATCAGCCCGCCGACACGCCGTACCGCGCGCGACATGCGATCTTCGTGCGTGAAGGGGCGGACCAGGCCTTGGATCTGGTCGATTCAGTGCCCGAGGTGCTTCGCATCCGCACGATATCGCTCCGCGCCTTCAACGACAGCGGCGAGATGCTCGACGCCGATCTTGCGGAAGGCACCGACCTTGTGCCGATGATCGAGCGCTTCTTCGAAAATCCAGACGTGGCGTACCTGCACGCGCATTATGCGAAGCACGGCTGCTATGCTGCACGTATCCTGCGCGCATAA
- a CDS encoding sigma-54-dependent Fis family transcriptional regulator has translation MPGPMPDSQGLRPFNIRLPSDGSDTMRAWERFLTGDPLAIVPGRNFVVSSWLRSQQLGINPRGRAAPLAARGDAMEALRERHADLLGAASDVFATSAELFGGSRSLMLLTNPEGIVLDATGDHQTLDAGQTIHLMQGGDWREDTVGTNGIGTALATRRPAQVHASEHFCEGIKAWTCAAAPIFECGTGQVLGVVDISGPTSTYQRNNLSLAVAIARQIEMVLNARVSRERMRLLEVCLERMSATDVAGLVAIDCEGRLVHSSGRLPNLVPLGQRLPGLSADSTVEDWAASLPAPLCADWFNVIRVDGRAIGAVLVIPETSRLHSLPPEPAEVGFSPIIGRSARLEQTLARIRQLRGKRVPVLIEGETGVGKELFARALHGEVTDSNPFIVFNCGAVVKDLLASELFGYVRGAFTGATAGGAVGRFEQAHGGTLCLDEIGEMPLDLQSFLLRVLEDGVVYRLGSGQPHPVDVRLVAMTNRHLLDEVAAGRFRRDLYHRLSVTRLQPPPLRDRDGDIDLLVAHFNRQLAARHAVPERQFGEDVMAMLRDYDWPGNVRELRNMVESLLLMPEPEAVSPAEAAGLLEHFSLHAILPSVADAKGASLEDAERAAIVEAMRQCHGNLAEAARSLRISRSTLYRKLDRYGLTL, from the coding sequence ATGCCAGGCCCCATGCCTGACTCGCAGGGCTTGCGACCGTTCAACATCCGGCTGCCCAGCGACGGCAGCGACACCATGCGCGCCTGGGAAAGGTTCCTCACGGGCGACCCGCTGGCCATCGTGCCAGGGCGGAACTTCGTCGTCTCCTCCTGGTTGCGCAGCCAGCAACTGGGCATCAATCCGCGCGGCCGCGCGGCCCCCCTCGCGGCGCGGGGTGACGCCATGGAGGCGCTGCGGGAGCGTCATGCGGATCTGCTCGGTGCGGCGTCAGATGTCTTCGCAACTTCGGCCGAGCTGTTCGGCGGATCCCGCTCCCTCATGCTGCTCACCAACCCCGAGGGCATCGTGCTGGATGCCACCGGCGATCATCAAACGCTGGATGCCGGCCAGACCATCCACCTCATGCAAGGCGGCGATTGGCGGGAGGATACGGTCGGCACCAACGGCATCGGCACCGCTCTCGCCACACGGCGGCCTGCCCAGGTTCATGCCTCCGAACATTTCTGCGAGGGCATCAAGGCCTGGACCTGCGCCGCCGCCCCCATCTTCGAATGCGGCACCGGGCAGGTGCTCGGCGTCGTCGATATCTCCGGCCCCACCAGCACCTATCAGCGCAACAACCTGAGCCTGGCGGTCGCCATCGCGCGGCAGATCGAAATGGTGCTGAACGCGCGGGTGAGCCGGGAGCGGATGCGGCTGCTGGAAGTGTGCCTGGAGCGAATGTCCGCCACCGATGTGGCGGGGCTGGTGGCGATCGACTGCGAAGGCCGCCTGGTCCATAGCAGCGGTCGATTGCCCAATCTGGTGCCGCTGGGTCAGCGGCTGCCCGGCCTGAGTGCGGATAGCACGGTCGAGGATTGGGCCGCGTCGCTGCCCGCGCCCCTGTGCGCCGATTGGTTCAACGTCATTCGCGTGGATGGGCGCGCCATCGGGGCCGTGCTGGTCATTCCCGAGACATCGCGCCTGCACAGCCTGCCGCCGGAACCGGCCGAGGTCGGCTTCAGTCCCATCATCGGCCGCAGCGCCAGGTTGGAGCAGACCCTCGCCCGCATCCGCCAGCTTCGCGGCAAGCGGGTGCCGGTGCTGATCGAGGGCGAAACCGGCGTCGGGAAGGAGCTATTCGCCCGGGCGCTGCATGGCGAAGTGACCGACAGCAACCCCTTCATCGTCTTCAACTGCGGCGCGGTGGTGAAGGACCTGCTGGCTAGCGAGCTGTTCGGCTATGTGCGCGGCGCCTTCACCGGCGCCACGGCCGGCGGCGCGGTCGGCCGGTTCGAGCAGGCGCATGGCGGCACCCTCTGTCTCGACGAAATCGGGGAGATGCCGCTCGACCTGCAATCCTTCCTGCTGCGCGTGTTGGAGGATGGTGTGGTCTACCGGCTCGGCAGCGGGCAGCCGCATCCCGTCGATGTGCGGCTGGTCGCCATGACCAACCGCCACCTGCTGGATGAGGTCGCGGCCGGGCGGTTCCGCCGCGATCTCTATCACCGGCTGAGCGTGACGCGCCTTCAGCCGCCGCCCTTGCGGGATCGCGACGGGGACATCGATCTGCTCGTCGCGCATTTCAACCGGCAGCTGGCGGCGCGGCACGCGGTGCCTGAGCGGCAGTTCGGCGAGGACGTGATGGCGATGCTGCGCGACTATGATTGGCCCGGCAATGTCCGTGAGCTGCGCAATATGGTGGAAAGCCTGTTGCTGATGCCCGAACCGGAAGCCGTCTCCCCGGCGGAAGCGGCGGGATTGCTCGAACATTTTTCCCTGCACGCGATCTTGCCTTCGGTCGCTGACGCGAAGGGCGCCAGCCTGGAGGATGCCGAGCGCGCCGCCATCGTCGAGGCGATGCGGCAGTGCCACGGCAACCTGGCGGAGGCGGCGCGATCGCTGCGTATTTCGCGCAGCACGCTGTATCGCAAATTGGACCGCTACGGCCTGACGCTGTGA
- the ada gene encoding bifunctional DNA-binding transcriptional regulator/O6-methylguanine-DNA methyltransferase Ada, with protein MTAAAAPDVVHPTAYDPRWAAVVARDRMADGRFFYSVRTTGVYCRPSCAARLANPKNVRFHESVAQAEAAGFRPCKRCKPDQPPLDQQHAALVADACRAIETAETMPGLAHVAAGSGLSPHHFHRVFKAVTGLTPRAYAAAHRAKRVRVSLIETMRVTDAVYDAGFGSGSRFYDTADAILGMTPTRYRNGGADTVIRFAVGESSLGPILVAASDKGVCVILMGDDPDALVRDLQDRFRKARFIGADAEFEAIVAKVVGFVEAPRLGLDLPLDMRGTAFQQRVWQALTAVPAGSTASYADIAHAIGTPKAVRAVAQACGANALAVAIPCHRVVRRDGALSGYRWGVERKRALLDREAEQALFSRRPRPAQDP; from the coding sequence ATGACTGCGGCCGCAGCGCCGGATGTCGTCCATCCCACAGCCTACGATCCACGTTGGGCGGCCGTGGTCGCGCGCGACCGCATGGCCGACGGCCGCTTCTTTTATTCGGTGCGCACGACGGGCGTCTATTGTCGGCCGAGCTGCGCTGCGCGCCTCGCGAATCCGAAGAACGTGCGCTTTCACGAGAGTGTTGCTCAGGCCGAGGCGGCCGGCTTCCGCCCCTGCAAGCGATGCAAGCCGGACCAGCCGCCGCTCGACCAGCAACACGCCGCCCTCGTCGCGGATGCCTGCCGGGCGATAGAGACGGCCGAAACCATGCCCGGCTTGGCACATGTGGCGGCCGGCTCGGGCTTGAGCCCCCATCATTTTCACCGCGTTTTTAAGGCCGTCACCGGACTGACCCCACGCGCCTACGCGGCGGCCCATCGGGCGAAGCGGGTGCGCGTCAGCCTGATCGAGACGATGCGCGTGACGGACGCCGTCTACGACGCCGGCTTCGGCTCAGGGAGCCGGTTCTATGACACGGCAGACGCCATCCTCGGCATGACGCCCACGCGCTACCGCAACGGCGGTGCGGATACGGTGATCCGCTTTGCGGTCGGCGAGTCCTCGCTCGGCCCCATTCTGGTCGCCGCCAGCGATAAAGGGGTTTGCGTCATCCTCATGGGTGACGATCCCGATGCGCTTGTGCGCGACCTTCAGGACCGCTTTCGCAAGGCGCGGTTCATCGGTGCCGATGCGGAGTTCGAGGCCATCGTCGCAAAGGTGGTGGGATTCGTGGAAGCACCCCGGCTCGGGCTCGATCTGCCGCTCGACATGCGTGGCACCGCGTTCCAACAACGGGTCTGGCAGGCGTTGACGGCTGTCCCGGCCGGATCGACCGCCAGCTACGCGGATATTGCGCATGCGATCGGCACGCCCAAAGCGGTGCGCGCGGTGGCGCAAGCCTGTGGCGCGAACGCGCTGGCGGTCGCTATTCCCTGTCACCGGGTCGTTCGCCGCGACGGCGCGCTCTCCGGCTACCGCTGGGGCGTGGAGCGCAAGCGCGCTTTGCTCGATCGCGAGGCGGAGCAAGCGTTATTTTCGAGACGCCCGCGACCTGCGCAGGATCCTTGA